A DNA window from Acetobacter aceti NBRC 14818 contains the following coding sequences:
- the ntrC gene encoding nitrogen regulation protein NR(I): MPLPTILVADDDRSIRTVLSQALGRAGYQVRTTASAATLWQWIEEGEGDLVITDVMMPDENGLDLVPRIRKARPDLRILVMSAQSTLVTAVKATQRGAFEYLPKPFDLTELLSVVERALSMPQQAQGIALTQPTSAAEEQMPLTGRSAAMQDIYRMIARLTTSDLTVMITGESGTGKELVARALHDYGQRRTGPFVAVNVAAIPREQIEAELFGQERNVNGLTGTRSSGRFEQAAGGTLFLDEVGDMSPEAQTRVLRVLQEGEFTTAGGRQPIRSNVRIVASTHRDLHQAIREGTFREDLFYRLNVVPIRIPPLRERTEDIPLLARHFLGQCNEEGQAPRTLTDEAIMRLQAWRWPGNVRELENLMRRISVLYPHDVISGAVIETELSEASRQRPLSVTSHDEEEEPFSVVVERHLRKYFTAAEENGVPPTALHERVIAEIERPLIRLTLDATRGNQIRAAAMLGVNRNTLRKRIRDLEIPVTKGSAGREAL, from the coding sequence ATGCCGTTGCCCACTATCCTTGTTGCTGACGATGATCGCTCGATCCGGACGGTTCTCAGTCAGGCTCTGGGCCGCGCCGGGTATCAGGTCCGCACAACGGCGAGTGCCGCGACCCTGTGGCAGTGGATTGAGGAAGGCGAAGGCGATCTGGTCATCACTGATGTGATGATGCCGGATGAAAACGGTCTGGATCTTGTGCCGCGCATCCGAAAGGCGCGTCCGGATCTGCGTATTCTTGTGATGAGCGCGCAGTCCACGCTGGTCACAGCCGTCAAGGCGACGCAGCGTGGGGCTTTCGAATATCTGCCAAAGCCCTTTGACCTGACAGAATTGCTTTCGGTCGTTGAGCGCGCCCTGAGCATGCCCCAACAGGCGCAGGGAATCGCCCTTACACAGCCAACTTCTGCTGCCGAGGAGCAGATGCCGCTGACGGGCCGTTCGGCGGCCATGCAGGACATCTACCGGATGATCGCGCGTCTCACGACGTCAGATCTCACGGTGATGATCACAGGCGAGAGCGGCACAGGCAAGGAGCTGGTTGCACGGGCGCTACATGATTACGGGCAGCGGCGGACAGGTCCTTTCGTGGCCGTGAATGTCGCGGCCATCCCGCGTGAGCAGATCGAAGCCGAACTCTTTGGGCAGGAGCGGAATGTCAACGGTCTCACCGGAACACGCTCTTCGGGACGCTTTGAACAGGCGGCAGGAGGAACGCTGTTTCTGGACGAGGTTGGGGATATGTCGCCTGAAGCGCAGACGCGGGTTCTGCGTGTTCTTCAGGAAGGCGAGTTCACGACGGCGGGCGGGCGGCAGCCCATCCGGTCCAATGTGCGGATTGTCGCTTCCACGCACCGCGACCTGCATCAGGCCATCAGGGAAGGGACGTTCCGGGAGGATCTTTTCTATCGCCTCAATGTGGTGCCGATCCGTATTCCGCCGTTACGGGAACGGACAGAGGACATTCCCCTGCTAGCCAGACATTTTCTCGGCCAGTGCAATGAGGAAGGGCAGGCGCCCAGAACCCTCACAGATGAGGCGATCATGCGTTTGCAGGCCTGGCGCTGGCCGGGGAATGTGCGTGAGCTTGAGAACCTGATGCGCCGGATCTCCGTGCTTTACCCGCATGATGTGATCAGCGGTGCGGTGATAGAGACGGAACTTTCGGAAGCCAGCAGGCAACGTCCATTGTCTGTGACCTCTCATGATGAGGAGGAAGAGCCTTTCTCCGTCGTCGTCGAGCGTCACTTGCGGAAATACTTCACGGCGGCGGAGGAGAACGGCGTGCCCCCCACAGCACTGCATGAACGGGTGATCGCCGAGATCGAACGTCCGCTGATCAGGCTGACACTGGATGCAACGCGAGGAAACCAGATCCGCGCCGCCGCCATGCTGGGCGTCAACAGAAATACCCTCCGCAAGCGTATCAGGGATCTGGAAATCCCCGTGACCAAAGGGTCTGCCGGTCGGGAGGCTCTCTGA
- the hfq gene encoding RNA chaperone Hfq: MAKTPPQNVQDVFLGHVRRGKAPVTIFLVNGVKLQGVISWFDDSVILLRRDGHTQLVYKHAISTVMPLAPVNIVETTSGKAGVTVETKADQHHILHAESDETLVDDTY, from the coding sequence GTGGCAAAGACACCGCCTCAGAACGTCCAGGACGTATTTCTCGGTCATGTCAGACGGGGGAAGGCTCCGGTTACGATCTTTCTCGTCAACGGCGTCAAACTTCAGGGCGTTATCTCCTGGTTTGACGACAGTGTGATCCTGCTTCGCAGGGACGGCCACACCCAGCTTGTCTACAAGCACGCCATCAGCACCGTCATGCCGCTTGCTCCGGTCAATATTGTCGAGACAACGTCCGGCAAGGCCGGTGTCACTGTTGAGACGAAAGCGGATCAGCACCATATTCTTCATGCGGAGAGCGACGAAACTCTTGTCGACGATACCTACTGA
- a CDS encoding hydrogen peroxide-inducible genes activator, giving the protein MMILPSPQQLRYLLALAELRHFGRAASACAVTQSTLSAGILALERQLDASLLDREVGKRVVFTLLGEEVVRRARVALELLEGIAQIAQASREPMTGPVRLGVIPTIGPFILPRLIPLVREWFPQIRLIITEDMTERLLEKIAVGRLDAMLLAMPCLCEGLETIPLWRDPFVLALPQHHELAKLSSVPLEMLGNERMVLLEDGHCLRDQTVDVCRQERNWAGNEPESAHTASALHTLVRMIGEDLGVGLLPELAVASGILEGTGVVARPVTGGPAWRTIGLGWRQKSPRTEDFRVLARTLKKLAPSGTDAVFLEEER; this is encoded by the coding sequence ATGATGATCCTGCCTTCTCCCCAGCAACTCCGTTATCTGCTGGCCCTGGCGGAGTTACGCCATTTCGGAAGAGCCGCTTCCGCCTGCGCTGTAACGCAGTCCACCCTGTCCGCCGGAATTCTGGCGCTGGAACGGCAACTTGACGCGAGTCTGCTGGACCGGGAAGTCGGCAAACGGGTGGTGTTTACGCTGCTCGGGGAAGAAGTCGTGCGGCGCGCCCGTGTGGCGCTGGAGCTTCTCGAAGGGATTGCACAGATCGCCCAAGCATCGCGTGAGCCGATGACGGGACCAGTCCGGCTGGGTGTGATCCCGACGATTGGCCCCTTCATCCTGCCGCGCCTGATTCCCCTTGTGCGAGAGTGGTTTCCCCAGATCAGGCTCATCATTACCGAAGACATGACGGAACGCCTGCTTGAAAAAATAGCGGTTGGACGGCTGGATGCGATGCTTCTTGCCATGCCGTGTCTGTGCGAGGGACTGGAAACGATCCCGCTCTGGAGAGACCCGTTTGTTCTGGCGTTGCCGCAACATCATGAACTGGCGAAACTTTCCTCCGTACCGCTTGAAATGCTTGGGAATGAGCGGATGGTGCTGCTGGAAGACGGTCACTGCCTGCGGGACCAGACGGTGGATGTCTGTCGTCAGGAGCGGAACTGGGCCGGGAACGAGCCTGAGTCGGCCCACACGGCTTCAGCCCTGCATACGCTGGTCCGCATGATCGGCGAGGATCTCGGGGTAGGGCTTCTGCCTGAACTGGCGGTGGCTTCAGGCATTCTCGAGGGAACGGGTGTGGTGGCACGTCCGGTGACGGGTGGACCGGCGTGGCGCACGATCGGGCTTGGCTGGCGGCAGAAGTCGCCGCGCACGGAGGATTTCCGGGTTCTGGCGCGGACATTGAAAAAGCTGGCTCCCAGCGGAACGGATGCCGTTTTTCTGGAAGAGGAACGATGA
- a CDS encoding sensor histidine kinase NtrY-like, whose protein sequence is MLRRALEMRSVTITLVALALLLVFAMFVVLSGGGALAHHPILQNSIFILGGATLLLLAVTSGLWVRRLIHERQLAGTAGARLHVRLVALFGLVAVAPTIVVGIFATIFFDYGIQIWFSDRVNTALNEALQASRGYLTEHNANIRTEAFSLSNFLVSAENELQSNGTDLLHDPETLGQMLDSQATIRGLTEAVVYDPITNKVIAAGGLLSRSGYDQPLPPPAATMMARTNDVAIYDSPDEKVVRAVVALGETPEMMLVITRPVDPEILGHMRKTEKVVSDYKRLDHNRTKIQITFVIIFALVALLVMLAAALMGLTLARQIARPLGLLMDASHRVSEGDLSVRVPEEGRDDEIRSLSHAFNLMTDELASQRSQLMDAYEQINERRRFTEAVLSGVSAGVIGLDGLARIELPNRVACDLLDKDLNECVGEPLAIVVPEFEPILNALQSSDGRVQTQEVQIGVPGSRRVLFVRAAAEMRNNLVAGYVVTFDDITALQSAQRKAAWADVARRIAHEIKNPLTPIQLAAERLKRRFLREITSDPDTFQQCADTIVRQVGDIGRMVDEFSAFARMPQPRMAQENLSSIIRDALILQQGAHPEIRYDVHLLPGGGPLIFCDRRQIGQTLTNLLQNAADAIAMTGRTPTAESEKGDEAASEVTGSIGMIRVDVTEQDDRVHIVVTDDGIGLPRQDRDRLTEPYVTHKPKGTGLGLAIVKKIMEDHEGTIELRDRPNAEGTEATLILPLKAGTQKENHGV, encoded by the coding sequence ATGCTGAGACGTGCGCTGGAAATGCGGAGTGTGACCATCACGCTCGTCGCGCTGGCGCTTCTGCTGGTCTTCGCCATGTTCGTAGTGCTGTCCGGCGGAGGCGCACTGGCGCATCATCCGATCCTGCAGAACAGTATCTTCATTCTGGGAGGCGCTACGCTGTTGCTGCTGGCGGTGACGAGCGGCCTGTGGGTGCGGCGTCTCATCCATGAGCGTCAGCTTGCCGGAACCGCTGGCGCCCGGCTGCATGTCCGTCTGGTCGCCCTGTTCGGGCTGGTTGCGGTGGCACCCACGATCGTGGTGGGCATTTTCGCGACGATCTTCTTCGATTACGGCATCCAGATCTGGTTCTCGGACCGGGTCAATACGGCCCTGAATGAAGCCCTGCAGGCGTCGCGCGGCTATCTGACCGAGCATAACGCCAACATCCGCACGGAAGCCTTCTCGCTCTCCAACTTTCTGGTGAGCGCGGAGAACGAGCTTCAGAGCAATGGCACCGATCTGCTGCATGACCCTGAAACGCTCGGGCAGATGCTGGACAGTCAGGCGACCATCCGTGGCCTGACGGAAGCTGTGGTTTATGACCCGATCACTAACAAGGTGATCGCAGCGGGCGGCCTGCTCAGCCGCTCGGGTTATGACCAGCCGTTGCCGCCGCCTGCGGCCACAATGATGGCCCGCACCAATGATGTGGCGATCTATGACAGCCCCGATGAAAAAGTCGTGCGAGCTGTCGTGGCGCTCGGTGAAACCCCGGAGATGATGCTGGTCATCACGCGGCCGGTCGATCCGGAAATTCTCGGTCACATGCGCAAGACCGAGAAAGTGGTGTCGGATTACAAGCGTCTGGATCACAACCGGACGAAGATTCAGATCACGTTTGTGATCATCTTCGCATTGGTGGCGCTGCTTGTGATGCTCGCGGCGGCGCTGATGGGGCTGACGCTCGCCCGGCAGATTGCGCGCCCGCTTGGACTGCTCATGGATGCTTCACACCGCGTCAGTGAGGGGGATCTTTCCGTGCGTGTGCCGGAGGAGGGGCGCGACGACGAAATCCGCAGTCTGTCGCACGCCTTCAATCTCATGACGGATGAGCTTGCGAGCCAGCGTTCGCAGCTTATGGACGCCTATGAGCAAATCAATGAGCGACGGCGGTTCACCGAGGCCGTGCTTTCCGGCGTGTCAGCCGGTGTCATCGGGCTTGACGGACTGGCGCGTATCGAGCTGCCCAACCGTGTAGCATGTGACCTGCTGGACAAGGATCTGAACGAGTGTGTGGGTGAGCCTCTGGCGATTGTCGTGCCGGAGTTTGAACCCATTTTGAACGCACTTCAGTCGAGCGACGGACGCGTTCAGACGCAGGAAGTGCAGATCGGCGTGCCGGGCAGCCGACGGGTGCTCTTTGTCCGTGCAGCGGCGGAAATGCGGAACAATCTGGTGGCGGGCTATGTCGTCACCTTCGATGACATCACGGCGCTTCAGTCGGCCCAGCGTAAGGCGGCCTGGGCGGATGTCGCCCGACGGATTGCGCATGAAATCAAGAATCCGCTCACACCGATTCAGCTCGCCGCTGAACGGCTGAAACGGCGCTTCCTCCGCGAGATCACCTCTGATCCCGACACATTTCAGCAATGTGCGGATACAATTGTTCGTCAGGTGGGCGATATCGGACGGATGGTTGACGAGTTCTCGGCGTTTGCCAGAATGCCGCAGCCACGCATGGCGCAGGAAAACCTGTCCAGCATCATTCGGGACGCCCTGATCCTGCAGCAGGGGGCGCATCCGGAAATCCGCTATGATGTGCATCTGCTGCCGGGTGGAGGGCCGCTGATCTTCTGTGATCGACGGCAGATTGGCCAGACACTGACCAACCTGCTTCAGAACGCAGCGGACGCCATCGCCATGACGGGACGCACCCCTACGGCGGAATCTGAAAAAGGAGACGAGGCTGCCTCAGAAGTGACAGGTTCCATCGGTATGATCCGCGTTGACGTGACAGAGCAGGACGACAGGGTGCATATCGTAGTTACGGATGACGGAATCGGTCTGCCACGGCAGGATCGGGATCGCCTGACAGAGCCCTATGTCACGCACAAGCCCAAAGGGACTGGTCTGGGGCTGGCCATTGTCAAGAAAATCATGGAAGACCATGAAGGAACGATTGAGCTGAGGGACCGTCCGAATGCGGAAGGCACTGAAGCTACTCTGATTTTGCCGCTCAAGGCTGGAACACAGAAAGAGAACCATGGCGTATGA
- a CDS encoding carboxymuconolactone decarboxylase family protein gives MSIEALKERLPDYAKDLRLNLSSLASDITLNEQQLAGTFVATAIASRNEELTQAIIAEFGAKLSPEALNAAKAAAAIMGMNNIYYRFTHMMGGDYTQMPAKLRMSVIARPGVDKVDFELWSLAVSAINGCEMCVKSHEQAVREGGLTSEQVQTSVRIAATVHGVAVALQAEPAA, from the coding sequence ATGTCGATTGAAGCCCTGAAAGAGCGCCTGCCCGATTACGCAAAAGACCTGCGTCTCAATCTCAGCAGCCTTGCTTCCGACATCACGCTGAACGAGCAGCAGCTTGCCGGCACCTTCGTCGCCACCGCCATCGCTTCCCGCAATGAGGAACTGACCCAGGCCATCATCGCAGAATTTGGCGCGAAGCTGAGCCCGGAAGCCCTGAACGCTGCCAAGGCCGCCGCCGCCATCATGGGCATGAACAACATCTACTACCGCTTCACCCACATGATGGGTGGTGACTACACCCAGATGCCCGCCAAGCTTCGTATGAGCGTGATCGCCCGACCGGGTGTGGACAAGGTGGACTTTGAGCTCTGGTCCCTCGCCGTTTCCGCCATCAATGGCTGCGAGATGTGCGTAAAGAGCCACGAGCAGGCTGTGCGTGAAGGTGGCCTGACCAGCGAGCAGGTCCAGACGTCCGTACGCATTGCCGCGACCGTGCACGGCGTTGCCGTCGCGTTGCAGGCCGAACCGGCCGCCTGA
- a CDS encoding retropepsin-like aspartic protease encodes MKRIFCLIVLLMPLAGCARSIPTYSCPNSSFEMLPVLPDTEFPVVQVRLNGHAAAMLVDTGAGRSVITPQTAEEFGLSETGQSLTMHAVGSDVAAPIVRVVTLQLGRLKAVEPTFLLAAIPVRSVGGLPVAGLFGTDFLSGYDVLFDLPHHRMALISGNACIPDNVPPADRMAFPADPAARVLLPIRLDDRPLMAVLDSGSNRTTIPVSLAGVQNALLEKDENVGTRGPDGLHLDAWLHRFGTIQIGTGIDRDIELAIAPIRTPYALLGADFLRHRIVLISYRRGMAYLLAENPITP; translated from the coding sequence ATGAAACGCATCTTCTGCCTGATTGTCCTTCTGATGCCGCTGGCTGGCTGTGCGCGCTCCATCCCCACCTATTCCTGTCCGAACAGTTCTTTCGAGATGCTTCCGGTCCTGCCTGACACCGAGTTTCCGGTCGTACAGGTGCGGCTGAACGGACATGCTGCCGCCATGCTTGTGGACACGGGGGCAGGGCGTTCCGTGATCACGCCTCAGACAGCAGAAGAATTCGGGTTGTCTGAGACAGGCCAGAGCCTGACGATGCATGCTGTAGGCAGCGATGTGGCCGCTCCCATCGTGCGCGTCGTTACTCTCCAGCTTGGACGTCTGAAAGCAGTAGAGCCAACATTCCTGCTGGCGGCGATACCGGTCAGGTCCGTGGGCGGCCTGCCGGTGGCAGGTCTCTTCGGGACCGATTTCCTGAGTGGTTATGACGTGCTGTTTGACCTGCCCCATCACCGCATGGCGCTGATATCAGGAAACGCTTGCATTCCGGATAACGTGCCACCTGCTGACCGGATGGCTTTTCCGGCTGACCCGGCTGCCCGTGTCTTGCTGCCAATCAGACTGGATGATCGACCGCTGATGGCTGTTCTGGATAGCGGCTCAAATCGCACGACAATCCCGGTTTCGCTGGCTGGCGTGCAGAATGCGCTTCTGGAAAAGGATGAAAATGTCGGCACACGGGGGCCGGATGGCCTGCATCTTGATGCCTGGCTTCATCGCTTCGGGACAATTCAGATCGGCACCGGCATTGATCGGGATATCGAGTTGGCGATAGCGCCGATACGGACGCCCTATGCGCTGCTGGGAGCGGATTTCCTGAGGCATCGGATCGTACTGATCTCCTACCGTCGCGGCATGGCCTATCTCCTTGCGGAAAATCCGATCACACCTTGA
- a CDS encoding peroxiredoxin, protein MLTVGDKFPSFDLTSVPGGPAGLDGKFVQISDTTDAGKWKIVFFWPKDFTFVCPTEIVAFGKLAKDFADRDAVVYGVSIDSEFVHLNWRLHHEDLKKLEIPMLSDIKRELSESLGVIAAGPGVALRATFVVDPHGIIRHVSVNDLSVGRNPQEVLRVLDGLQSDELCPCNWKKGDDFLKV, encoded by the coding sequence ATGCTGACCGTTGGCGACAAGTTTCCTTCCTTTGACCTGACTTCCGTTCCGGGTGGCCCAGCCGGTCTGGATGGCAAGTTCGTTCAGATTTCCGACACAACCGATGCCGGCAAGTGGAAGATCGTGTTCTTCTGGCCGAAGGACTTCACCTTCGTCTGCCCGACCGAGATCGTGGCGTTCGGCAAGCTGGCCAAGGACTTCGCAGATCGTGATGCCGTCGTTTACGGCGTGTCCATCGACAGCGAGTTCGTTCACCTGAACTGGCGTCTGCACCACGAGGACCTCAAGAAGCTTGAGATCCCGATGCTGTCCGACATCAAGCGCGAGCTGTCCGAATCCCTCGGCGTGATCGCTGCCGGTCCGGGCGTCGCCCTGCGCGCCACGTTCGTCGTCGACCCGCACGGCATCATCCGTCATGTGTCCGTCAACGACCTGTCGGTCGGTCGTAACCCGCAGGAAGTCCTGCGCGTTCTCGATGGTCTCCAGAGCGACGAGCTGTGCCCGTGCAACTGGAAAAAGGGCGATGACTTCCTGAAGGTCTGA
- the ntrX gene encoding nitrogen assimilation response regulator NtrX yields the protein MAYEVLIVDDEPDIRMLIEGILHDEGYETRVAGDSDSALAAFRARRPSLVIQDIWLQGSKLDGLEILKTMQAEDPSVPVVMISGHGTIETAVAALQHGAYDFIEKPFQSDRLLVIVRRAIEASRLERENAELRLRAGPESTLFGDSVAISAVRSQIERVAPTGSRVLITGAPGAGKEVAARMIHARSRRAEGPFIALNCATLAPSRFEEELFGLEGVEGIPRRIGVLERAHGGTLLLDEVSDMPIETQGKIVRALQDQSFERIGGSTRIKVDIRVISSTNRDLQAEIANGRFREDLYYRLAVVPLRIPSLRERREDIPELARLFLRRAAETAGLPVPELSVDAMAALQAYDWPGNARELRNLMERLLIMMPGNGSDPIRADMLPASISEGAPALLKFDSNADVMSLPLREARDLFETQYLQAQLLRFGGNISRTAGFVGMERSALHRKLKQLGVTAEDRAGV from the coding sequence ATGGCGTATGAAGTCCTGATCGTCGACGACGAACCGGATATCCGCATGCTGATCGAGGGCATTCTTCACGATGAAGGATATGAGACCCGCGTCGCCGGAGACTCCGACTCTGCGCTGGCGGCCTTCAGAGCGCGCAGACCCTCTCTTGTGATTCAGGATATCTGGCTTCAGGGCTCGAAGCTGGACGGTCTTGAGATCCTCAAGACCATGCAGGCTGAAGATCCCAGCGTGCCGGTTGTGATGATTTCCGGACACGGCACCATCGAAACAGCCGTCGCCGCCCTTCAGCACGGTGCTTACGACTTTATCGAAAAACCGTTTCAGTCCGATCGTCTTCTCGTCATCGTCAGGCGCGCCATCGAGGCTTCCCGTCTGGAACGGGAGAACGCGGAACTACGGCTGCGTGCTGGCCCGGAGAGTACGCTGTTCGGTGACAGTGTGGCCATCTCCGCCGTGCGGTCGCAGATCGAACGGGTCGCCCCGACAGGCTCTCGCGTGCTCATTACCGGTGCGCCGGGCGCGGGCAAGGAAGTTGCAGCCCGGATGATTCACGCCCGGTCCCGGCGTGCGGAGGGGCCTTTCATTGCGCTGAACTGCGCAACACTCGCTCCAAGCCGCTTTGAGGAAGAGCTGTTCGGGCTGGAAGGCGTCGAGGGGATTCCCAGAAGAATTGGCGTGCTCGAGCGCGCCCACGGCGGCACGCTGCTGCTTGATGAAGTCTCCGACATGCCGATCGAGACGCAGGGCAAGATCGTGCGTGCGCTGCAGGATCAGAGCTTTGAGCGGATCGGTGGTTCGACGCGAATAAAGGTGGATATCCGGGTCATTTCATCCACTAATCGTGATCTTCAGGCGGAGATCGCTAACGGACGGTTCCGCGAGGATCTTTATTACCGTCTTGCTGTGGTGCCTTTGCGGATTCCGAGCCTGCGTGAGCGGCGGGAAGATATTCCCGAACTGGCGCGGCTGTTCCTGCGTCGGGCAGCCGAGACGGCAGGCCTTCCGGTGCCGGAACTCAGCGTGGACGCAATGGCGGCGTTGCAGGCCTATGACTGGCCCGGCAATGCCCGTGAGCTGCGCAATCTGATGGAACGTCTGCTGATCATGATGCCGGGGAACGGCAGTGATCCGATCCGCGCCGACATGCTGCCTGCATCCATCAGCGAGGGCGCGCCTGCTCTGCTGAAGTTCGATTCGAATGCAGATGTCATGAGCCTGCCGCTGCGTGAAGCGCGTGATCTTTTCGAAACGCAGTATCTTCAGGCCCAGCTTCTGCGTTTTGGTGGAAATATCAGCAGAACAGCAGGATTTGTGGGGATGGAACGCAGCGCCCTGCATCGGAAGCTCAAGCAGCTTGGCGTCACGGCGGAAGACCGCGCCGGGGTGTAA
- the hflX gene encoding GTPase HflX, whose translation MRRATKLLSTIPTETATPATRAAVILPWEKPDRDQDVRAAEARLDEAVGLTSSIGLVVVLKAVLLLRARRPATLLGTGQVESLREAVAEKEIKVVVIDAKLSPGQQRNLEKALGCKVIDRTGLILDIFGARAATREGSLQVELAHLEYQRSRLVRLWTHLERQRGGFGFLGGPGETQIEADRRIIGDRIVRLKRELEQVRRTRGLHRSARKRVPFPVVALVGYTNAGKSTLFNALTGASVYAQDQLFATLDPTMRAIRLPSGRQVILSDTVGFISDLPTELIAAFRATLEEVAEADIILHVRDIAHPDTAAQRSDVLSVLSGMERDGMLDHEWRSRVIEVLNKADLLGGPEQVEHHGTAVPISAITGDGLPELMAAIDAHMVHAMELLRYSIPVEAGEALAWLYQHGEVVTREDHETHMDVLVRLREADRARFEGQFGDLVKKTDV comes from the coding sequence ATGCGGAGAGCGACGAAACTCTTGTCGACGATACCTACTGAAACAGCCACGCCCGCCACACGGGCCGCCGTTATTCTGCCTTGGGAAAAGCCTGATCGCGATCAGGATGTCAGGGCGGCCGAAGCGCGACTGGATGAGGCCGTCGGCCTGACATCCTCCATCGGGCTGGTGGTTGTGCTGAAAGCCGTTCTGCTTCTCAGGGCGCGCCGACCTGCGACTCTGCTTGGAACGGGGCAGGTGGAATCCCTGCGCGAAGCCGTAGCTGAAAAAGAGATCAAGGTTGTCGTCATCGACGCCAAACTGTCTCCCGGTCAGCAGCGCAATCTTGAAAAAGCGCTCGGCTGCAAGGTGATCGACCGGACCGGTCTTATTCTGGATATCTTCGGCGCAAGAGCCGCCACGCGGGAAGGCAGTCTTCAGGTCGAACTGGCGCATCTGGAATATCAGAGATCGCGTCTTGTGCGGCTGTGGACCCATCTGGAACGTCAGCGCGGTGGTTTCGGCTTCCTTGGTGGTCCGGGTGAGACCCAGATCGAAGCTGACCGACGGATCATTGGAGATCGCATCGTTCGCCTCAAGCGCGAGCTGGAGCAAGTGCGCCGTACCCGCGGGCTGCATCGCAGTGCGCGCAAACGTGTGCCTTTCCCGGTTGTGGCGCTCGTAGGCTACACCAATGCTGGCAAATCGACGCTGTTCAATGCGCTGACTGGCGCATCGGTCTATGCGCAGGATCAGCTTTTCGCGACGCTCGACCCGACAATGCGGGCGATCCGGCTGCCGTCAGGACGACAGGTGATCCTGTCCGATACGGTGGGCTTTATCAGCGACCTGCCGACCGAACTGATCGCCGCGTTCCGCGCCACGCTGGAAGAAGTCGCCGAGGCCGACATCATCCTGCATGTGCGTGATATTGCCCATCCTGATACAGCAGCGCAGCGGTCTGACGTGCTTTCCGTGCTGTCTGGCATGGAGCGGGACGGGATGCTGGACCATGAGTGGCGTTCCCGCGTCATCGAAGTGCTCAACAAGGCAGATCTTCTGGGCGGCCCGGAGCAGGTGGAGCATCACGGCACAGCCGTGCCCATCTCAGCCATTACGGGAGACGGTCTGCCGGAGCTGATGGCAGCCATTGATGCCCACATGGTGCATGCGATGGAATTGCTGCGTTACAGCATCCCAGTGGAAGCTGGCGAGGCTCTGGCGTGGCTGTATCAGCACGGTGAGGTTGTCACGCGGGAAGACCATGAAACGCACATGGACGTTCTGGTGCGTCTGCGTGAGGCTGATCGAGCACGATTCGAAGGGCAGTTTGGCGATTTGGTCAAAAAAACAGACGTTTAA